A genomic stretch from Spirochaetaceae bacterium includes:
- a CDS encoding TIGR03619 family F420-dependent LLM class oxidoreductase, with product MKFGWILPNNWGVQRAADLIDLGVRAEALGYDSVWVNHHVLNVGYVEERLGDRPYYDALTTLTWIAARTERLRLGTSVLVLPYLNPLVLAKTVATLDVYSGGRVNLGVGVGSLPAENRALGSDYASRGAYANESIQVMRELWTAPEPAFRGRFFRFDGVKFAPKPLQPGGVPILVGGGSRAALVRCARLGDGWHPMNAPLALLRERIRELRRLWSEHGRGSQPRIVARCEVDLLDEPAVERSAPIVGTTEQLLESIAEYQQIGVSELALSTSTGDADRIRRLQEQFATRVIPHATS from the coding sequence ATGAAGTTCGGCTGGATCCTCCCCAACAACTGGGGCGTGCAGCGGGCCGCGGACCTGATCGACCTGGGCGTGCGGGCCGAGGCGCTCGGCTACGACTCGGTGTGGGTCAATCACCACGTGCTCAACGTGGGCTACGTCGAGGAGCGCCTCGGGGACCGCCCCTACTACGACGCCCTGACCACGCTGACCTGGATCGCCGCCCGCACCGAGCGGTTGCGGCTCGGCACGTCGGTGCTGGTGCTCCCCTACCTGAACCCGCTGGTGCTCGCCAAGACCGTCGCCACGCTCGACGTGTACTCCGGCGGCCGGGTGAACCTGGGCGTGGGCGTGGGGAGCCTGCCCGCCGAGAACCGGGCGCTGGGCAGCGACTACGCGAGCCGCGGCGCCTACGCCAACGAGTCGATCCAGGTGATGCGCGAGCTGTGGACGGCGCCGGAACCGGCGTTCCGTGGCCGCTTCTTCCGGTTCGACGGCGTCAAGTTTGCGCCCAAGCCGCTGCAGCCGGGCGGCGTGCCGATCCTGGTCGGCGGCGGCAGCCGGGCCGCTCTGGTGCGGTGCGCCCGTCTGGGCGACGGCTGGCACCCGATGAACGCCCCGCTTGCTCTGTTGCGGGAACGCATACGGGAGTTGCGGCGGCTGTGGTCCGAGCACGGACGCGGCAGCCAACCGCGGATCGTCGCCCGCTGCGAGGTGGACCTGCTGGACGAGCCCGCGGTCGAGCGTTCTGCGCCGATAGTGGGAACCACCGAGCAACTGCTCGAATCAATCGCCGAGTACCAGCAGATCGGCGTGTCCGAACTGGCGCTGTCCACCAGCACCGGCGACGCCGACCGCATCCGCCGCCTCCAGGAGCAATTCGCGACCCGCGTGATCCCGCACGCGACATCGTAG